From a single Planococcus shenhongbingii genomic region:
- a CDS encoding oxidoreductase, with translation METKSLTGKTAIITGANSGIGLEAAKVLAGQGARIVMAIRNMEKGKAARQEIIRVYPEAQVELMPIDLTDLNNIRFFTERFRSENNSLDLLINNAGVMMPPYTKTKDGFELQFGGNHLGHFALTGLLLPLLTKTAGSRVVTIASLAHNRGAIDFNNLDGSQSYKAKKFYNQSKLANLMFALELDKKLKQHGHQTISVACHPGISATNIFKLGKRDAPKPLRRLANFYLQPPEIGALATVYAATNPSLAGGEYIGPDGKGYRKGYPTLETPHAVAMDASVSKRLWEVSEKLTGMEFDFSR, from the coding sequence GTGGAAACAAAATCACTGACAGGAAAAACCGCAATCATTACGGGTGCTAATAGCGGAATTGGTTTGGAAGCAGCAAAAGTTCTTGCTGGTCAAGGAGCCCGGATTGTCATGGCTATCCGCAATATGGAAAAAGGCAAAGCTGCTCGGCAGGAAATTATCCGTGTCTATCCTGAAGCCCAAGTCGAATTGATGCCGATCGATTTGACAGATCTCAACAATATACGTTTTTTTACGGAACGATTCCGGAGTGAAAACAATTCACTCGATTTGTTGATCAATAATGCCGGCGTCATGATGCCTCCCTATACGAAAACCAAAGACGGTTTTGAACTGCAATTCGGCGGCAACCATCTTGGCCATTTTGCATTGACTGGCCTGTTATTGCCGCTGCTTACAAAAACAGCCGGTTCGCGCGTTGTGACCATTGCCTCTTTAGCTCATAATCGCGGAGCCATTGATTTTAACAATCTTGATGGTTCACAAAGTTATAAGGCAAAGAAATTTTATAACCAAAGCAAGCTGGCAAACTTGATGTTTGCACTTGAGCTCGATAAAAAGCTGAAGCAGCATGGCCATCAGACTATTAGCGTTGCTTGCCATCCAGGCATTTCGGCTACCAATATTTTTAAACTCGGAAAACGGGACGCGCCAAAACCCCTGAGAAGGCTTGCCAATTTCTATCTTCAGCCACCGGAAATTGGTGCACTTGCGACTGTATATGCGGCCACCAACCCGTCCTTGGCTGGAGGCGAATACATCGGCCCTGACGGCAAAGGTTACCGCAAAGGCTATCCAACCTTGGAAACGCCTCACGCTGTGGCAATGGATGCATCTGTATCCAAAAGGCTTTGGGAAGTTTCTGAAAAATTGACGGGCATGGAATTCGATTTTTCACGTTGA
- a CDS encoding VOC family protein has protein sequence MTNKIQKIIANFWFDGQAEEAANYYVSIFKNSSIGRITHYVKEGQEIHGKPVGSVMTVEFQIEGQEFLALNGGPEFKFSEAISFIINCESQEEIDYYWDKLTEGGDEKAQICGWLKDKFGVSWQVAPIALNEMLMDSDTEKVERVMKSFMQMKKIDLTELQKVYES, from the coding sequence ATGACGAATAAGATTCAAAAAATCATTGCTAATTTTTGGTTTGATGGACAAGCGGAAGAAGCAGCAAATTACTATGTTTCCATCTTTAAAAATTCGAGCATCGGGCGCATCACGCATTATGTGAAAGAAGGGCAGGAAATTCACGGCAAGCCGGTAGGTTCAGTCATGACGGTGGAATTCCAAATTGAAGGCCAGGAGTTCTTGGCCTTGAATGGAGGTCCAGAATTTAAGTTTTCAGAAGCCATCTCATTTATCATCAATTGCGAATCTCAAGAAGAAATCGATTATTACTGGGATAAATTGACCGAAGGTGGCGATGAAAAGGCACAAATCTGCGGCTGGCTGAAAGACAAGTTTGGCGTTTCCTGGCAAGTTGCGCCGATTGCTTTAAACGAAATGCTGATGGATTCCGATACCGAAAAAGTGGAGCGAGTAATGAAGTCATTCATGCAAATGAAGAAGATCGATCTTACGGAGCTGCAAAAAGTGTACGAAAGCTAA
- a CDS encoding PLP-dependent aminotransferase family protein, producing the protein MKQKFPFSKDIDLAFKNDPPGLWMSAVPKGCIRLNSGYPEPALVPSKGIKEAVGRLLDEEQDLPLHYIGSPRIPALKKFIQQRMLKREAEISEEELLVTSGACQAIDLISRILLDGEAVVAIESPTYMEALEVFRNYTEHFMSVPTDANGLDTGRFEQMLADRKEQGRTLPRVLYTIPTFQNPTGTTMTPERREHVLKLAEQYDFLILEDDAYGELGFEEKPRLLKAMDANNRVLYVGSLSKVVAPGMRIGWVAGAEKLVTAMKWFKKDLDHPFAQATMASYIEGIDFDGHIKELTDAYRRKSSTMIAALKKFLPPTVSWYAPEGGYFVWVNVPGADTAKMLPQAYAAGVAYVPGRYFFLNQEEGTEFLRLSFSYANEQQIVKGIELLGQVIAANVEQKVE; encoded by the coding sequence ATGAAGCAAAAATTCCCTTTTTCTAAAGACATAGATTTGGCATTTAAAAATGATCCGCCAGGACTGTGGATGTCGGCCGTTCCAAAAGGATGCATCCGCTTGAATTCTGGTTATCCTGAACCGGCACTAGTTCCATCAAAAGGAATAAAAGAGGCGGTTGGCCGGCTGCTTGATGAAGAGCAGGACTTGCCGCTCCATTATATCGGCAGCCCGAGAATCCCGGCGCTTAAGAAATTTATCCAGCAGCGGATGCTAAAACGTGAAGCCGAAATTTCAGAAGAAGAACTTTTGGTCACTTCCGGAGCTTGTCAGGCGATTGACTTAATCTCACGCATTCTGCTGGATGGCGAAGCAGTTGTGGCAATCGAGTCGCCGACCTATATGGAAGCGTTGGAAGTGTTCCGGAATTATACGGAACATTTCATGAGTGTGCCAACTGACGCAAACGGACTCGACACCGGCCGCTTTGAACAAATGCTGGCTGATAGAAAAGAGCAGGGACGAACTTTGCCGCGCGTACTTTATACAATCCCCACTTTCCAAAATCCTACGGGGACAACGATGACGCCAGAACGAAGAGAACATGTACTGAAGTTGGCGGAACAATATGATTTTCTTATTTTAGAAGATGATGCGTACGGTGAATTGGGATTCGAAGAAAAGCCGCGTTTGCTAAAAGCGATGGATGCAAATAACCGTGTGCTGTATGTGGGTTCATTGTCCAAAGTTGTGGCGCCAGGCATGCGCATCGGCTGGGTAGCAGGAGCAGAAAAATTGGTTACGGCAATGAAGTGGTTCAAAAAGGATTTGGATCATCCGTTTGCACAGGCTACTATGGCTTCCTATATAGAAGGAATTGATTTTGACGGCCACATTAAAGAGTTGACGGACGCCTATCGAAGAAAAAGCAGCACGATGATTGCAGCATTGAAAAAATTTCTGCCGCCAACGGTTTCCTGGTATGCACCGGAAGGAGGGTATTTTGTCTGGGTCAATGTTCCAGGAGCCGATACAGCCAAAATGCTGCCTCAAGCTTATGCGGCCGGTGTGGCTTATGTGCCGGGCAGATACTTTTTCTTGAACCAAGAGGAAGGCACCGAATTTCTCCGTCTGTCGTTCAGCTATGCGAATGAACAGCAAATAGTGAAAGGAATCGAGTTGCTGGGACAGGTTATTGCGGCGAACGTTGAGCAAAAGGTTGAGTAG
- a CDS encoding BsuPI-related putative proteinase inhibitor → MQKRIWLLMLLLSSLLLLAACGANENSAENPPEKPTTNEGTSGGIAAGAPEPAIKQLDDQTYLYTVKNQTEKPLTFDFTSSQRYDFALLDESGDQVFLQSSVSMYAQALGEETIKQAEELSYPLEVPPLDLEPGTYTLEVWLTPEQGPAFRTETEYIVE, encoded by the coding sequence ATGCAAAAACGAATATGGCTGTTAATGCTGCTGCTTTCATCCCTGTTGCTGCTGGCAGCGTGCGGCGCTAACGAAAACTCGGCGGAAAATCCGCCTGAAAAACCAACAACAAACGAAGGCACTTCCGGCGGGATTGCAGCTGGCGCACCGGAACCTGCAATTAAGCAGTTGGATGATCAAACCTATCTGTATACCGTAAAAAACCAAACAGAAAAGCCCCTGACTTTTGATTTTACCAGCAGCCAGCGCTATGATTTTGCATTGTTGGATGAATCGGGCGATCAGGTTTTCCTGCAGTCTTCTGTCAGCATGTATGCACAGGCTCTGGGTGAAGAAACAATTAAACAAGCCGAAGAATTGAGTTATCCACTCGAAGTGCCCCCACTTGATCTTGAGCCTGGCACCTATACACTTGAAGTTTGGCTGACGCCGGAGCAAGGGCCGGCATTTCGCACTGAAACTGAATATATAGTGGAATGA
- a CDS encoding fructose bisphosphate aldolase: MNKEQFDLVKNGKGFIAALDQSGGSTPKALKLYGISEDAYSNEEEMYDLIHEMRTRVMTAPAFNSDSILGAILFEQTMDREVEGKYTPDYLWEEKGVVPFLKVDKGLADEKDGVQLMKPIPNLDELLTRANERNVFGTKMRSVIKEPNAEGIRRVVVQQFEVAKQIIAAGLVPIIEPEVDIHSAEKEKIEALLREEILNHLAGLSEDQPVMLKLTIPTVDNFYKELIEHPRVVRVVALSGGYTRQEANEKLAANNGLIASFSRGLSEGVSADQSDDEFNKAIADSIQTIYEASIT; the protein is encoded by the coding sequence ATGAACAAAGAGCAATTTGATCTGGTGAAAAACGGTAAAGGGTTTATTGCAGCGCTTGACCAAAGCGGCGGCAGTACACCAAAGGCGTTGAAACTGTATGGCATTTCAGAAGATGCCTATTCCAACGAAGAGGAAATGTACGATTTGATCCACGAAATGCGGACGCGCGTCATGACCGCCCCTGCATTCAATTCAGATTCGATTCTCGGAGCTATTCTTTTCGAGCAAACAATGGACCGCGAAGTTGAAGGCAAGTATACACCTGATTATCTATGGGAAGAAAAAGGCGTGGTCCCTTTCCTGAAAGTCGATAAAGGATTGGCTGATGAAAAAGACGGCGTCCAATTGATGAAACCAATCCCTAATTTAGATGAACTATTAACAAGAGCCAATGAACGGAATGTTTTCGGTACGAAGATGCGTTCAGTCATTAAAGAACCGAACGCCGAAGGCATCAGACGCGTCGTGGTCCAGCAGTTTGAAGTCGCCAAGCAAATCATCGCGGCTGGACTGGTTCCCATCATCGAGCCGGAAGTCGATATCCATAGTGCTGAGAAAGAAAAAATCGAAGCTTTGTTAAGAGAAGAAATCCTGAATCATTTGGCCGGCTTAAGCGAAGATCAGCCGGTGATGCTGAAACTGACGATTCCAACGGTTGATAACTTCTATAAGGAATTGATTGAGCATCCACGCGTAGTACGGGTAGTGGCCCTTTCCGGCGGCTATACACGGCAGGAAGCCAATGAAAAACTGGCAGCGAATAATGGGCTGATTGCCAGCTTCTCACGCGGGTTATCCGAAGGAGTCAGCGCGGATCAAAGTGACGACGAGTTCAACAAAGCGATCGCTGATTCGATTCAGACGATTTACGAAGCGTCCATTACGTGA
- the ilvA gene encoding threonine ammonia-lyase IlvA has product MTRSNTTELDRTAEAAKVTVEDIMVANQALKDVVLKTPLQRNEILSARYGCNVFLKREDQQVVRSFKLRGAYNFIRCMTMEERSRGVVCASAGNHAQGVAYSCKALGIEGKIFMPLTTPSQKVSQVKRFGGDQVSVVLTGDSFDDAFAAAMETCTAEGKTFVHPFNSNHVIAGQGTVAVEVLNEMQEPVDYLFCGIGGGGLASGVGSYLKGISPSTKLVGVEPAGAASMKASLKNGQVTRLDEIDTFVDGAAVKQVGDLTMTICQEVLDDIIVVPEGKVCTTILELYNENAIVAEPAGALSVAALDFYKDEIKGKNVVCVISGGNNDIERMQEIKEKSLIYEGLKHYFIVTFPQRAGALRKFMEQVLGEEDDITHFEYTKRTNREHGPVLVGIELKRREDYEPLVKRMAENGFPYKDINNDSLLFNLLI; this is encoded by the coding sequence ATGACAAGAAGCAACACCACAGAGCTGGATAGAACAGCAGAAGCGGCGAAAGTGACAGTGGAGGACATCATGGTGGCGAATCAGGCGTTAAAAGACGTCGTATTAAAAACGCCGCTTCAGCGGAATGAAATTCTGTCCGCCCGGTACGGCTGCAACGTCTTTTTAAAGCGGGAAGATCAACAGGTCGTCCGCTCTTTCAAATTGCGGGGCGCTTATAACTTCATCCGCTGCATGACGATGGAAGAACGCAGCAGAGGCGTTGTGTGTGCGAGTGCCGGCAATCATGCCCAGGGAGTAGCGTATTCCTGCAAGGCGCTCGGCATTGAAGGCAAAATTTTCATGCCTCTCACGACACCAAGCCAAAAAGTTTCCCAGGTCAAGCGCTTTGGCGGCGATCAAGTATCCGTCGTTTTAACCGGTGATTCTTTTGATGACGCATTTGCAGCAGCGATGGAAACCTGTACTGCTGAAGGCAAAACATTTGTGCACCCATTTAATAGCAACCATGTCATTGCAGGACAAGGCACGGTTGCAGTAGAAGTGTTGAATGAGATGCAGGAACCTGTGGATTATTTATTCTGCGGAATTGGCGGAGGGGGATTGGCATCCGGAGTCGGTTCTTATTTGAAAGGGATCAGTCCATCCACAAAACTGGTCGGCGTTGAACCGGCAGGAGCAGCCAGCATGAAGGCTTCACTCAAGAACGGGCAAGTGACCCGTTTGGACGAAATCGATACATTTGTCGACGGTGCAGCTGTGAAGCAAGTCGGAGATTTGACGATGACAATCTGCCAGGAAGTCCTTGATGACATTATCGTGGTGCCTGAAGGCAAAGTATGTACGACCATTTTGGAATTATACAACGAGAATGCTATTGTTGCAGAACCGGCGGGGGCGTTGTCAGTGGCCGCGCTAGATTTCTATAAAGACGAAATCAAAGGGAAAAATGTCGTCTGTGTCATCTCGGGTGGCAATAACGACATCGAGCGGATGCAGGAAATCAAAGAGAAATCCTTGATTTATGAAGGATTGAAGCATTATTTCATCGTCACGTTCCCTCAGCGGGCAGGGGCGCTTCGCAAATTTATGGAGCAAGTGCTTGGTGAAGAAGACGATATTACCCATTTTGAATACACAAAGCGGACAAACCGTGAACACGGGCCGGTACTCGTCGGCATCGAACTAAAGCGTCGCGAAGACTATGAGCCATTAGTGAAACGAATGGCGGAAAACGGCTTTCCTTATAAAGACATCAACAACGATTCATTATTGTTCAATTTATTGATTTAG
- a CDS encoding YdcF family protein → MYRLIKTLQVLLTALFTFTVFAAYGIWTYAAETENIKTDAAIVLGTKVVGNQPSPMLRERINHSVWLYENGFVDKIIFTGGKTDGADMAESEVSRNYALKLDVPAEDILIETESMITEENFLYANEIAEEHGLDSFLVVSDPLHMKRALLMAQVAGIDAYSSPTQSSIFQTFSSQLPFFIRETVCYVAYVLALAFLH, encoded by the coding sequence TTGTATAGATTAATAAAAACTTTACAAGTGCTGTTGACGGCACTTTTCACTTTTACTGTGTTTGCCGCCTATGGCATTTGGACATATGCGGCGGAAACCGAAAATATAAAAACCGATGCAGCAATAGTGCTTGGCACAAAAGTGGTAGGCAATCAGCCATCACCGATGCTGCGGGAACGCATCAATCATTCGGTATGGCTCTACGAAAATGGTTTCGTTGATAAGATCATTTTCACCGGCGGCAAAACGGACGGCGCAGACATGGCGGAATCGGAAGTATCGCGCAATTATGCGCTGAAACTGGACGTGCCAGCGGAAGACATCCTCATTGAAACCGAATCGATGATCACGGAAGAAAACTTTTTATATGCCAATGAAATTGCAGAAGAGCATGGGTTGGACAGCTTTCTTGTCGTCAGTGACCCCTTACATATGAAACGGGCATTATTGATGGCGCAAGTTGCGGGCATCGATGCGTATTCTTCGCCGACGCAAAGTTCGATTTTCCAGACGTTCAGCAGCCAATTGCCATTTTTTATCCGGGAAACGGTTTGTTATGTCGCTTATGTGCTGGCCTTAGCATTTCTCCATTAG
- a CDS encoding STAS domain-containing protein, giving the protein MEKKDITVGGIELKWDLETGEVLFEDGDVVFFWITAMKTFFDTIKEISGVEATKLVLETTGFRQGVIVGEGFGEMKHIDTSNIVEWISNTYAPAGWGKVEITKMDAQNNTFTMHIQNDWEYKLNQLDDAKTEGIFVPSHYAGVLSGIFGINFWYKIIQYQNNENPYSIVEYFPSDVTVQRNIHELSRRQEADQIRQLEQLVNENTKTLQSLVRELSSPIIPVLEGIIVVPMIGSYDEERAEDLIYKTLSHLPKHQASYLLLDLTGLNKNISAHTAELIDKLGASAKLLGTEVILVGVSPELALLITQTLTSLKKFECLQSLQHGIYYALGKSGRRIV; this is encoded by the coding sequence ATGGAGAAGAAAGACATAACGGTCGGCGGAATAGAATTAAAATGGGATCTTGAAACAGGAGAAGTTCTGTTTGAGGACGGCGACGTCGTATTTTTTTGGATTACGGCAATGAAGACCTTCTTCGATACCATCAAGGAAATATCCGGCGTTGAAGCAACCAAGCTGGTGCTGGAAACTACCGGCTTTCGCCAAGGCGTAATTGTAGGCGAAGGGTTCGGGGAAATGAAGCATATCGATACTTCTAATATTGTGGAGTGGATTTCTAATACCTACGCTCCAGCTGGATGGGGGAAAGTTGAAATCACCAAGATGGATGCACAAAACAATACTTTCACGATGCACATCCAGAACGACTGGGAATACAAATTAAATCAACTGGATGATGCAAAAACGGAAGGGATTTTCGTTCCTTCTCATTATGCGGGTGTATTGAGCGGCATTTTCGGCATCAATTTCTGGTACAAAATCATTCAATATCAAAACAATGAAAACCCGTACAGCATCGTTGAGTACTTTCCTTCTGATGTGACCGTACAACGGAATATCCATGAACTGTCAAGACGCCAAGAAGCAGACCAAATCAGGCAATTGGAGCAGTTAGTCAACGAGAATACCAAAACGCTGCAAAGTCTTGTAAGGGAACTTTCGTCTCCGATCATTCCTGTCCTTGAAGGCATTATTGTCGTTCCGATGATTGGCAGCTATGACGAAGAACGGGCCGAAGACTTAATTTATAAAACACTCAGCCACCTGCCGAAGCATCAAGCCAGCTACCTGCTGCTGGACTTGACCGGCTTGAATAAAAACATCTCAGCGCATACTGCCGAACTGATCGATAAATTGGGAGCGTCTGCTAAACTTCTGGGAACAGAAGTGATTTTAGTCGGCGTCTCTCCTGAACTGGCATTGCTGATTACACAGACTCTGACAAGCCTGAAAAAATTTGAATGCCTGCAATCACTTCAGCACGGCATTTATTATGCCTTAGGAAAAAGCGGACGGAGAATCGTATAA
- a CDS encoding VOC family protein, whose product MPVHAYMVFNGNCEEAVGYYAEVFGAAKPEIMRFGDMPPEEGFEMAEDMKKLVMHTNLNIMGSEVMFSDAMPNSPVTFGQNINLTVVSDNMDELKSQFNRLAQDGKVTMDMQETFWSPAYGALEDKFGVSWQFSCDDGSYGQQE is encoded by the coding sequence GTGCCAGTGCATGCGTACATGGTGTTTAACGGGAATTGCGAAGAAGCGGTCGGGTATTATGCAGAGGTTTTTGGAGCAGCGAAGCCGGAAATTATGCGTTTTGGGGATATGCCTCCGGAGGAAGGCTTTGAAATGGCTGAAGACATGAAAAAGCTGGTCATGCACACCAATTTGAATATCATGGGCAGTGAAGTGATGTTTTCAGATGCCATGCCAAATTCGCCTGTAACTTTCGGACAAAATATCAATTTGACCGTTGTTTCGGACAATATGGATGAATTGAAATCTCAATTCAACCGTTTGGCCCAGGATGGCAAAGTGACGATGGATATGCAGGAAACTTTTTGGAGTCCTGCATACGGAGCGCTGGAAGACAAGTTCGGAGTTTCTTGGCAATTCAGTTGTGATGATGGTTCTTACGGACAACAGGAATAA
- a CDS encoding alpha/beta fold hydrolase, whose amino-acid sequence MPHITIDQSVSLYYHLKGQGMPIVFIHPFVMAHNVFKHQEPLAEQYQLIFYDIAGHGHSTRGDQPLTISLLAEHLKKLLDEIGIEKVVLCGYSHGGLIAQEFALNYPERTIALIMSGGFSEINNFTPKFFIKSVMYMAKFRQLPMAAKLQAKLNRKLVGDEQAIYHLARKSNAKAAYEFCRTGLDYVSTYSLHRLKMPILLIYGTLEKPMHHYQIPFLEAAPQTQVAYIDKGTHQLPPRSFLEFNAVINQYLQPIAEHYRQEENGLKSRQPL is encoded by the coding sequence ATGCCGCATATCACTATCGATCAATCTGTTTCGCTTTATTATCATCTAAAAGGCCAGGGAATGCCGATTGTCTTTATCCATCCTTTTGTCATGGCCCATAATGTATTTAAACACCAAGAACCGCTCGCTGAACAATATCAGCTTATTTTTTACGATATCGCGGGGCATGGGCACAGCACAAGAGGAGACCAGCCCTTGACCATTAGCCTTCTGGCGGAACATTTAAAAAAACTGCTTGATGAAATAGGGATTGAAAAAGTCGTGCTTTGCGGTTATTCGCATGGTGGTTTGATTGCCCAGGAATTTGCGCTGAACTATCCGGAACGGACAATCGCTTTGATCATGTCCGGTGGTTTTTCAGAAATAAACAACTTCACCCCAAAATTCTTTATCAAGTCGGTGATGTATATGGCCAAGTTCCGGCAACTGCCGATGGCTGCAAAATTACAGGCTAAATTGAACCGGAAGCTTGTGGGCGATGAACAAGCCATCTACCATTTGGCCCGAAAATCGAATGCGAAAGCTGCCTATGAATTTTGCAGAACGGGCTTGGACTATGTCTCAACTTATTCCCTCCATCGCTTGAAAATGCCGATTCTGCTAATCTATGGAACGCTTGAAAAACCCATGCATCATTACCAGATTCCCTTTTTAGAGGCTGCTCCTCAAACGCAGGTCGCTTATATCGATAAAGGGACGCATCAGCTGCCGCCGCGGTCCTTCCTGGAATTTAATGCAGTGATAAACCAATACTTGCAGCCGATTGCTGAACACTACAGGCAGGAAGAAAATGGCTTGAAATCAAGGCAGCCGCTATGA
- a CDS encoding CPBP family intramembrane glutamic endopeptidase, which translates to MKNFVRLIGPTAMIFIGLQWLENVAITFLLFYSWLLFVPLVDKAFPKERLKLDKQGMALGIGSGVLFFIFIFGGLSWLHIYLLDIEYLRALLLDWGFSGPGEVGLILVLLLANPVLEELYWRGYMYDRLRGKGKALYAIGMSAAFYTLYHLLSIIPIFETGFSFVAVIPVFIAGLFWGYIREKSASISATIISHALSDFGIVCVYWFIVR; encoded by the coding sequence ATGAAGAATTTTGTGCGTTTGATCGGACCAACGGCAATGATTTTTATCGGGCTGCAATGGCTGGAAAACGTCGCCATCACGTTTTTGCTGTTCTATAGCTGGCTGCTGTTTGTGCCGCTGGTTGACAAGGCATTTCCGAAAGAGCGGCTGAAGTTGGACAAACAGGGAATGGCATTAGGGATTGGCAGCGGTGTGCTTTTTTTCATTTTTATCTTTGGCGGGTTGAGCTGGCTTCATATCTATCTATTGGATATCGAATATCTTCGGGCGCTGCTGCTCGACTGGGGATTTTCAGGTCCAGGAGAAGTGGGGCTAATACTCGTATTGCTTTTAGCGAATCCGGTGCTTGAGGAATTATATTGGAGAGGTTATATGTATGACAGGTTGAGGGGGAAAGGGAAAGCCTTGTATGCCATCGGAATGTCTGCGGCTTTTTATACGCTGTATCATTTGCTGTCGATCATTCCGATTTTTGAAACAGGATTCAGTTTTGTGGCGGTGATTCCTGTTTTCATTGCTGGATTATTTTGGGGATATATCCGGGAAAAATCCGCCTCCATTTCAGCGACGATTATCAGCCACGCGCTGTCGGACTTTGGGATTGTTTGCGTCTATTGGTTTATTGTAAGGTAA